The following proteins come from a genomic window of Miscanthus floridulus cultivar M001 chromosome 2, ASM1932011v1, whole genome shotgun sequence:
- the LOC136521844 gene encoding homeobox protein knotted-1-like 4, giving the protein MDEQLPALAGGSKAATTTPFYLALDHRASASSSSPSAEAPTPAPPSAVSDPSRQSNSERGSEIIKAKIMSHPLYPSLLRAFIDCRKVGAPPEIVGRLSSLADEVEMNSDDRQEQRPADPELDQFMEIYCHMLVRYRQELTRPIQEADEFFRSMEGQIDSFSLDDNGYEQGGGSSDEDEQETADLGGLPVPETSSPSGEDKELKNRLLNKYSGYLSSLWRELSKKKKKGKLPRDARQKLLHWWQLHYRWPYPSELEKAALAESTGLDAKQINNWFINQRKRHWKPAPPTMALATADYRLGPPHGGGGGGGSSSSASAGLRVEGRQYFTGGSSYPRGP; this is encoded by the exons ATGGACGAGCAGCTGCCTGCTCTTGCCGGTGGCTCAAAGGCGGCCACCACGACGCCCTTCTACCTCGCTTTAGATCACAGAGCTTCCGCCTCGTCATCTTCACCGTCGGCGGAGGCGCCAACACCGGCGCCGCCTTCGGCCGTCTCAGATCCTTCTAGGCAGTCCAACAGCGAGAGGGGATCCGAAATAATCAAAGCCAAGATCATGTCTCACCCTCTCTATCCGTCTCTCTTGAGAGCCTTCATAGATTGTCGGAAG GTTGGAGCACCGCCGGAGATTGTCGGTCGGCTTTCCTCCCTCGCCGATGAGGTCGAAATGAATTCAGACGACAGACAAGAACAACGACCAGCAGACCCAGAGCTCGATCAGTTCATG GAGATCTATTGTCATATGTTGGTAAGGTACAGACAGGAGCTCACAAGACCAATCCAGGAAGCCGACGAATTCTTCAGAAGCATGGAGGGCCAGATCGACTCATTTTCGTTAG ATGACAATGGCTATGAACAAGGAGGCGGTTCCTCCGACGAAGACGAGCAAGAAACCGCCGACTTGGGCGGCCTGCCGGTCCCTGAGACCAGCAGCCCGTCCGGGGAGGACAAGGAGCTGAAGAACCGCCTCCTGAACAAGTACAGCGGCTACCTGAGCAGCCTCTGGAGGGAGCtctcgaagaagaagaagaaaggcaagCTGCCGAGGGACGCGCGCCAGAAGCTCCTCCACTGGTGGCAGCTGCACTACAGATGGCCGTATCCCTCG GAGCTGGAGAAGGCGGCGCTGGCGGAGTCGACAGGGCTCGACGCGAAGCAGATCAACAACTGGTTCATCAACCAGCGGAAGCGCCACTGGAAGCCGGCACCGCCGACAATGGCGCTGGCCACAGCAGATTACAGGCTGGGACCACctcacggcggcggcggtggcggcggttctAGCAGCTCGGCCTCCGCCGGTCTCCGCGTGGAGGGGCGCCAGTACTTCACCGGCGGAAGCTCGTATCCCCGTGGCCCGTGA
- the LOC136538440 gene encoding endo-1,4-beta-xylanase 1-like, with protein MAIGGDAGLVVVGDGAGDDNIILNPEFDDGLDNWAGNGCKIELHDSLDDGKVLPTNGKYFVAATGRTDTWNGVQQDVTARLQRKLLYEATATVRLHSAGGGAVAPCEVRATLGVQTADGRQQYLGIGKSQVSDKEWVQLQGKILLNSTVAKASIYIEGPPAGVDVLLDSLVVKHAQKAPPAPAPDFENLEYGSNIIQNCNLDDGLNGWFPLGPCTLSVHDGGPRVLPPMAQESLALDDEPLNGKHIHVTNRTQTWMGPAQIITDKLTLYATYQVSAWVRVGAQQASGTGAPQTINIAFAVDSQWINGGQVLARDERWYEVGGAFRVEAKPASRVMVYVQGPDAGVDLMVAGLQVFPVDRKARVKHLKRLADKVRKRDVVLQVTGADGAAVKDADGVEVRVRQVSNSFPLGACIMRTNMDNEDFVDFLTKNFNWAVFGNELKWYWTEPQRGQMNYADADDLLRLCSDHGMCVRGHCIFWEVDNAVQQWVKTLSTDDLSAAVSSRINGLLTRYKGKFKHYDVNNEMLHGSFYQDKLGKDIRAAMFKTASQLDPDALLFVNDYNVESMCDIRATPEAYIQQIIGLQEQGAPVGGVGLQGHVSNPVGPVIRSVLDRLAVLGLPLWFTEVDVSSANEHVRADDLEVMLREAYAHPAVEGVILWGFWELFMSRDDAHLVDAEGQVNEAGRRLLQLKREWLTHSHGHGDENGEYKFRGHHGEYHVDVTTPTGKVSQTFTVDKDDAPLVLNIKV; from the exons ATGGCGATCGGCGGCGACGCGGGGCTCGTGGTGGTCGGCGACGGCGCCGGCGACGACAACATCATCCTGAACCCGGAGTTCGACGACGGGCTGGACAACTGGGCCGGGAACGGGTGCAAGATCGAGCTGCACGACTCGCTGGACGACGGCAAGGTGCTCCCGACCAACGGCAAGTACTTCGTGGCCGCCACGGGGCGGACCGACACGTGGAACGGCGTGCAGCAGGACGTCACGGCGCGCCTGCAGCGCAAGCTGCTCTACGAGGCCACGGCCACCGTGCGCCTCCactcggccggcggcggcgccgtggcACCGTGCGAGGTGCGCGCCACGCTCGGCGTGCAGACGGCCGACGGCAGGCAGCAGTACCTCGGCATCGGCAA GTCGCAAGTGTCGGACAAGGAGTGGGTGCAGCTGCAGGGGAAGATCCTGCTCAACAGCACGGTGGCCAAGGCGTCCATCTACATCGAAGGGCCGCCTGCCGGCGTCGACGTGCTGCTCgacagcttggtggtgaagcACGCGCAGAAGGCACCGCCGGCGCCGGCACCGGACTTCGAG AATCTTGAGTACGGCTCCAACATCATCCAGAACTGCAACCTGGACGACGGCCTCAACGGGTGGTTCCCGCTGGGCCCCTGCACGCTGTCCGTCCACGACGGCGGTCCGCGGGTGCTCCCGCCCATGGCGCAGGAGTCCCTGGCGCTGGACGACGAGCCGCTCAACGGCAAGCACATCCACGTCACCAACCGCACGCAGACGTGGATGGGCCCCGCGCAGATCATCACCGACAAGCTCACGCTCTACGCCACGTACCAGGTCTCCGCCTGGGTCCGCGTCGGCGCCCAGCAGGCCAGCGGCACCGGCGCGCCGCAGACCATCAACATTGCCTTCGCCGTCGACAGCCAGTGGATCAACGGCGGCCAGGTCCTGGCGCGCGACGAGCGCTGGTACGAGGTCGGCGGCGCGTTCCGCGTGGAGGCGAAGCCGGCGTCGCGCGTCATGGTGTATGTCCAGGGCCCCGACGCCGGCGTCGACCTCATGGTTGCGGGGCTCCAGGTGTTCCCCGTGGACCGGAAGGCCCGCGTCAAGCACCTGAAGCGGCTCGCCGACAAGGTACGCAAGCGGGACGTGGTGCTCCAGGTGACGGGCGCCGACGGGGCCGCCGTCAAGGACGCCGACGGCGTGGAGGTGCGCGTGCGCCAGGTGTCCAACAGCTTCCCGCTGGGCGCCTGCATCATGCGCACCAACATGGACAACGAGGACTTCGTCGACTTCCTCACCAAGAACTTCAACTGGGCGGTGTTCGGCAACGAGCTCAAGTGGTACTGGACGGAGCCGCAGCGCGGGCAGATGAACTACGCAGACGCCGATGACCTCCTCCGCCTCTGCTCTGACCACGGCATGTGCGTGCGCGGGCACTGCATCTTCTGGGAGGTGGACAACGCCGTGCAGCAGTGGGTGAAGACGCTGTCCACCGACGACCTGTCCGCCGCCGTGAGCAGCCGCATCAACGGGCTGCTCACCCGGTACAAGGGCAAGTTCAAGCACTACGACGTCAACAACGAGATGCTGCACGGGTCCTTCTATCAGGACAAGCTGGGCAAGGACATCCGCGCCGCCATGTTCAAGACGGCCAGCCAGCTCGACCCGGACGCGCTGCTCTTCGTCAACGACTACAACGTCGAGAGCATGTGCGACATCCGCGCCACGCCCGAGGCGTACATCCAGCAGATCATCGGGCTGCAGGAGCAGGGCGCGCCCGTGGGCGGCGTCGGCCTGCAGGGCCACGTCAGCAACCCGGTGGGGCCGGTGATCCGCTCCGTGCTCGACCGGCTCGCCGTGCTCGGCCTGCCACTCTGGTTCACGGAGGTGGACGTGTCGTCGGCGAACGAGCACGTGCGCGCCGACGACCTGGAGGTGATGCTGCGGGAGGCGTACGCGCACCCGGCCGTGGAGGGCGTCATACTCTGGGGGTTCTGGGAGCTCTTCATGAGCCGCGACGACGCGCACCTCGTCGACGCCGAGGGGCAGGTCAACGAGGCAGGCCGCCGGCTGCTGCAGCTCAAGCGCGAGTGGCTCACGCACTCGCACGGCCACGGCGACGAGAATGGCGAGTACAAGTTCCGCGGCCACCACGGCGAGTACCACGTCGACGTGACCACCCCCACCGGCAAGGTCTCCCAGACATTCACCGTCGACAAGGACGACGCGCCCCTGGTGCTGAACATTAAAGTGTGA